In a single window of the Branchiostoma floridae strain S238N-H82 chromosome 2, Bfl_VNyyK, whole genome shotgun sequence genome:
- the LOC118409150 gene encoding caspase-2-like: MSQPKRSRQQLFGQSARGTTKTDVSVHFDTVVKEASHNWDGLAKELGFNRNEIRNIKSDVPDQDRRCREVLWKWKNKYGREATLQVLQEALVNIEEGDTAQALEEGAGPSNAVQEEGPRGGSTLDDPKPHHQDSAGPGAGGNWEASADEDDGKINVMVKTCDEEFWDKIMNEKDPYRMDSKPRGYALILNNKNFTSLPYRGGSAVDLSNITSLFQGLSFETHVLEDKKAQEIKGEVLAFSQRKEHRQKDCCVVVLMSHGEEGVIFGSDDVPVQLDDIFSMFDNKNCPRLKGKPKLFFIQACRGLKVDKGVPVDEADGPGPDVKVNLKSEMRSFLHLPEDESDGPEVQPTRTEMLCGYATQLGYKSFRNIENGSWFIQAITKVFMEHAKDKSVTEMMPKVINDVSKRTASCPGYPHHGGKEEAEFLYKLHKPLYFFPGVE, translated from the exons ATGTCACAACCAAAACGATCCAGGCAACAGCTGTTCGGCCAGAGTGCCAGAGGAACAACCAAAA CTGATGTGTCCGTACATTTCGACACAGTCGTTAAAGAAGCCAGTCACAACTGGGACGGTTTGGCAAAGGAACTCGGCTTCAACCGGAACGAAATAAGAAACATAAAAAGCGACGTACCTGACCAAGATCGCAGGTGCAGGGAGGTACTCTGGAAGTGGAAAAACAAGTACGGAAGAGAAGCTACTTTACAAGTTTTGCAGGAGGCCCTCGTCAACATAGAGGAGGGAGACACAGCTCAAGCGTTGGAAG AAGGTGCCGGACCAAGCAACGCAGTCCAGGAAGAAGGGCCCAGAGGAGGATCGACATTAG ATGACCCGAAACCACATCACCAGGACAGCGCTGGACCTGGGGCTGGAGGAAACTGGGAAGCTTCAGCTGACGAGGACGACGGCAAAATCAACGTGATGGTTAAAACATGCGATGAGGAATTCTGGGACAAAATCATGAATGAG AAAGACCCTTACAGAATGGACAGCAAGCCACGCGGTTACGCCTTGATTCTCAACAATAAGAACTTCACAAGTCTGCCTTATCGAGGAGGTTCTGCCGTCGATCTGAGCAACATCACATCTCTCTTTCAGGGGCTGTCATTTGAAACACACGTCCTGGAAGACAAGAAAGCTCAG GAAATAAAAGGTGAAGTCCTCGCATTTTCTCAGCGAAAAGAACACAGACAGAAGGACTGCTGTGTCGTGGTGCTGATGTCACATGGAGAGGAAGGCGTCATCTTCGGAAGCGACGACGTGCCCGTGCAGCTGGACGACATCTTCAGCATGTTTGACAACAAGAACTGCCCTCGTCTGAAGGGGAAACCAAAGCTGTTCTTTATTCAAGCTTGTCGTGGAC TAAAGGTTGACAAAGGTGTGCCTGTAGACGAAGCGGACGGCCCAGGACCTGACGTTAAGGTCAACCTTAAGAGCGAGATGAGAAGCTTCCTACATCTCCCGGAGGATGAGAGTGATGGGCCAGAGGTTCAGCCGACCAGAACTGAAATGCTCTGTGGATACGCCACACAACTAG GGTATAAGTCCTTCCGGAACATTGAGAATGGCAGCTGGTTCATCCAGGCCATCACCAAGGTCTTCATGGAGCACGCCAAGGACAAGAGTGTGACCGAGATGATGCCAAAA GTGATCAATGACGTGTCCAAACGAACCGCATCGTGCCCAGGTTATCCACACCACGGAGGCAAGGAAGAGGCGGAGTTTCTGTACAAGCTGCACAAGCCTCTCTACTTCTTTCCTGGTGTGGAGTAG